In the genome of Zootoca vivipara chromosome 6, rZooViv1.1, whole genome shotgun sequence, the window caacaccttgattacggcagctgatgccatgctagggaccatcgccacttctaaccatttggagtatgcatcaacgataaccaaaaagaccttcccttggaatggcccagcaaaatctatgtgtagccggctccagggagtcctggactgctcccaccagtggactggtgctctggccacttctggccgcacctcttggcatgccttgcatgttcgtacccattgttctatgttctggtccattccaggccaccacacataacatcgggctagcgacttcatcctgaccattcccgggtgtcccatgtgaagcgtctcaagaaccctgtttctcagtggtgctgggatgatcaccctatctccccataggagacaacccttatgcatggacaattcgtgctgccttgtcgcataaggcctgaatttttcttcatgcggaccacctggccaccccctccccacccaagtgagcacacgggagagaacagcatctttcctcgttttctcagctatatcagtagctgttacaggagcccctggaagtgtttctagcatcataatgtgctccgccggagcaggatcctcattgctcccgccaggaaggggcaatcgactcagcgcatcagcgtggcacaactgtttccccggcacatgggtcaaggtgtactggaacccattcaggaatattgaccaacgcaacattctgggggagagaatttgtggtgtttgtttgtttgggttgaacaaccctaacagtggtttgtggtccgtttcaatggagaaatggcgaccgtacaaataatcatagaaccttttgattcctgacacaattgctagtgcctctttatcaatttgagcatagttgcgctccgtgggtgacaacgtacgggaatagaaagagatgggcttttccgacccatccggttccctatgactcagcacagcccccaggccgtattgagaggcatcacatgccaagaccagcggcttcgactcatcataatgagcaaggacgctcctgctactcagcatttctcgcaaggagtcaaaagccttctgctgctcccgcccccatcgccacacattctttttctgcaaaagtctatgtaatggttcagctaccgaagctttctggggtaagaataaatgataaaagttaataagtcccaggaatgactgcaactccgtcttgttctgtggtcgtggtgcctcgatgatggccttaatcttagcatctgtggggtggatgcctgatgcatcaattttaaacccctagaaatccacagttggcaccccaaaactgcatttttcttttttcagttgcaaccccacctccttgaacttgagcaacactgcacggacacgcgcaaccagttcctgtgggtcttttccagcaatcaaaacgtcatcaaaaaatggcaagacccccggcagaccccttaacaggcgttccatgagcccttgaaaaatccctggggccacacaaactccgaactgtaatctgttaactctgaacgcccctttatgtgtgacaatagtctgtgcttccgctgattgtggggttactggcagctgttggtaagcttgtgccaggtcaattttggcgaacaccttgcccccagccagtttagccaacagatgtgatacgactggaatggggtatgagtttcccctgagtgccttattgatagtacatttgtaatctgcacatatcctgacttccccatttgctttaaggggcgtgacgattggagtctcccacttagcagagtccacgggtgagagaactccctgcttgaccaatttatccagctctgcctcgatcttgggttgcagtgcaaatggcactcgccttggtttgagtcggattggggccaccccggggtccaactcgaagtcaactgggggccctttataacaacccagttttccattaaatagaccagcaaattccttgcataatgcctcgctcatctcagggcaggtttggattgaattaagccctgagatactcagtcccagggcggggaaccagtcagtgcccaggagactggggcgactgcccttcgcaatcaccagtttgagtacagcctgtttgtcccggaactgtactctcacagcacacattcccataacatggatgcggcctgctgagtacgactgcaaggttgccgggaagggctccagagggggcaacttacccctggggaagaatgtcttcgcggtctggtccgacacgatggtgaatgcagatccagagtccacctccatgtcgcactgctgaccctcaatcttcaccttgacgtgtgccttgccttgcgctggaaactgcacggccctcccgttgatctccgttatgtagtggcagtcctttcgaaaatgagttgctgtgggcggtctgcgatgctccagtctaggtgctcctgttgctcctgacgccgccgatctacagaccctggcgatgtgacctgtcttcccgcacatccggcacatagcatccctgaaacgacaactcttccgcccatggtttccgccacaacctgggcaactgcctcggtgatctttgtgcactgtgcaggcctgacgcaccaactcgaccccacggactgggctctggctcggagtagcctctagctcgtccatggcatgcgcaacttctatctgtggcttagtggccttgcgactggcatcaagctcctctctttcataattctccgtggcggtggcctccttcaaggctgaagcaagggtaacctcttctttagccacgatgcgtcttctggctttcttgctgctcagaccaccaataaaccgatccaggagagtctcttccagattttggaagccgcagtgctgagcgagcttccggagttcagccagaaatgcggatacagactccccagcatgctgctgcctcttatggaactccatccgccgggccatcttggtctcagtaggcgccaagtggcttgttaggcaggcaagaatatcttggagagatgtctcactcagcttcgctggagcaagtaatgccttggctagcttgaaggtctcgggcccacagtagctcaggaatgtggcccttcttttgctggcatcagtgatcccttgagccactgcgaagaactcaaagcgttcgacgtagtcttcccacgtgtggggctctgatggctggaagggctccaataccctaggactctccattgtcctagcgggcagggtcgtcttctcagctggccagtgagtcttgttctcagctgcaatccggactctgaggcagggttgtgtttaaccgctcctcagcattccggatcccaccttcgtcgccagttgttgtgacgtggggtttgtgatttcagctctcttgacaaaacatgctggagacagttctctagtaacagctctttattaaagtgaacaagactgactgtgagggcaggaaggctacatttatagggacagggaactagctagaaggggatacattttggagggaacaatatcaggcaatcacagtgctgccttttggagggaaccaataagacagaggatccaaatacagcagcttaaatgaaccaatagtagctgtaccctctggaaccaaaaggcagttactttatcctaatgcaaatacagacaataataatacagagataaaatcctttgactcaatacacaacaagcgccacaaccccatattcgcctttgactagacttgaccatccaggggtccattacctttaccttatgaggAGGATTGAGGTCAACAGGCTTTTAACTTCCAGATTTCATCAATAATGTTAAGGCATATTTTATATTCTATGTAAATACTGCTTTGATTTCTACTTCTGCCCACTCCCCAATTGATAGCTTTAACTTCTTCCGCAGAGAAATGGTCATTTAACTCCTCCGGCTCACCACCTCTCCCAGATAACTCCTAATCTGAAGGGCTTGTATAAAGCTGAGGTCATGGAGAGTTTTCTATCCAGTCCAAAGGGAAAGGCTAAGGCGGGCCTTAAGTGGCCATGTTGGAGTCAGTTCCTCAGTTCCCTAACTCATTCAACCATGCTCTGCAATATGTAGTTTGCCTGGGCCCAACTCTTCCCTCAGCTCTATTCACCAGGGTGTGTGTGAGGTATGAGTGAAAGGAATCAGCATTCAAAGTCCAGAGTACAGGTCAAGACGGACCCAGCTGCTCGAGTCCCTCCCTCCgagcatttttatatttatttttaacatcccCTTGGGACTGCCAGACTTCGCACTGTGGGCCCGTGTTTGAGTTTCTTCTGCTGATCCCTGTCACAAAACAATCTGCCTCTGCCTAGCCGA includes:
- the LOC132592304 gene encoding uncharacterized protein K02A2.6-like, producing the protein MESPRVLEPFQPSEPHTWEDYVERFEFFAVAQGITDASKRRATFLSYCGPETFKLAKALLAPAKLSETSLQDILACLTSHLAPTETKMARRMEFHKRQQHAGESVSAFLAELRKLAQHCGFQNLEETLLDRFIGGLSSKKARRRIVAKEEVTLASALKEATATENYEREELDASRKATKPQIEVAHAMDELEATPSQSPVRGVELVRQACTVHKDHRGSCPGCGGNHGRKSCRFRDAMCRMCGKTGHIARVCRSAASGATGAPRLEHRRPPTATHFRKDCHYITEINGRAVQFPAQGKAHVKVKIEGQQCDMEVDSGSAFTIVSDQTAKTFFPRGKLPPLEPFPATLQSYSAGRIHVMGMCAVRVQFRDKQAVLKLVIAKGSRPSLLGTDWFPALGLSISGLNSIQTCPEMSEALCKEFAGLFNGKLGCYKGPPVDFELDPGVAPIRLKPRRVPFALQPKIEAELDKLVKQGVLSPVDSAKWETPIVTPLKANGEVRICADYKCTINKALRGNSYPIPVVSHLLAKLAGGKVFAKIDLAQAYQQLPVTPQSAEAQTIVTHKGAFRVNRLQFGVCVAPGIFQGLMERLLRGLPGVLPFFDDVLIAGKDPQELVARVRAVLLKFKEVGLQLKKEKCSFGVPTVDF